One Aegilops tauschii subsp. strangulata cultivar AL8/78 chromosome 7, Aet v6.0, whole genome shotgun sequence genomic window carries:
- the LOC109784455 gene encoding 5-epiaristolochene 1,3-dihydroxylase: protein MEGWLSLCFIAGSTLLAIWFLELSRRNPNKKLPPGPWTLPIVGSLLHVVGAFPHRTIAELSRRHGPLMHLRLGEVATMVVSSAEVAALVLKTNDLTFADRPRTVTQNIFGSGGKDIAFAPYGAAWRQMRKVCVMEILGSKQARRMERIRTEEVGSLLRSIVSASAVGGAGATVNVSEKVAMLSNDVVSRAVFGGKVAQRDEYIRELGEAMELVTGFCLVDIFPSSRLVRWLSSVERRMRRSYGRMQSIIADILDERKAARAAGDGSCSTDDEDLLEVLLRLQAEDSLEFPLTTEIIGAVMFDMFAGGTDTTATVLEWAMSELVNNPEAMTKAQLEVREVLGEDRVIITNCDIAKLPYMRMVIKEVLRLHPPIPLVPRMARDDCTIMGYDMLKGTNVLVNVFAISRDSRYWENPEEFKPERFENNNMDYNVTYFEFIPFGAGRRQCPGMFFGMSTVHITLANMLYHFNWMLPEGACLTSFDMSEKFGLTIRRRYDLQLRAITRVGVKDILSK from the exons ATGGAGGGGTGGTTAAGCTTGTGTTTCATAGCCGGATCCACGCTACTGGCAATTTGGTTTCTCGAGCTCTCCCGTCGCAACCCCAATAAGAAGCTGCCTCCAGGGCCATGGACTCTCCCCATCGTCGGCAGCCTCCTTCACGTCGTTGGCGCCTTCCCGCACCGCACCATTGCAGAACTGTCTCGCCGGCACGGGCCGCTGATGCACCTCAGGCTAGGCGAAGTCGCCACCATGGTGGTCTCCAGCGCCGAGGTGGCGGCGCTGGTCTTGAAGACCAACGACCTTACGTTCGCGGACCGGCCTCGCACTGTGACGCAGAACATCTTCGGCAGTGGCGGCAAGGACATCGCCTTTGCCCCCTACGGCGCCGCGTGGCGCCAGATGCGCAAGGTGTGCGTCATGGAGATCCTCGGCTCCAAGCAGGCGAGGCGCATGGAGCGCATCAGGACTGAGGAGGTCGGCAGCCTCCTTCGCTCCATCGTCAGCGCCTCGGCCGTCGGCGGCGCCGGCGCTACGGTTAACGTCAGCGAGAAGGTGGCGATGCTTAGCAACGACGTCGTTTCGCGGGCGGTTTTCGGCGGGAAGGTCGCGCAGCGGGACGAGTACATCCGCGAGTTGGGCGAGGCCATGGAGCTCGTGACCGGCTTCTGCCTCGTCGACATCTTCCCCTCGTCGCGGCTGGTGCGGTGGCTTAGCAGCGTCGAGAGGCGTATGAGGAGGAGCTACGGCCGTATGCAGAGCATCATCGCTGACATCCTCGACGAGCGCAAGGCCGCACGAGCTGCCGGCGATGGCTCCTGCAGCACCGACGATGAGGACCTGCTGGAAGTGCTGCTCAGGCTGCAGGCCGAGGACTCGTTGGAATTCCCTCTAACCACAGAGATTATAGGCGCCGTCATGTTT GACATGTTTGCTGGTGGCACGGATACCACCGCAACCGTTTTGGAGTGGGCTATGTCGGAACTCGTGAACAATCCCGAAGCCATGACTAAAGCACAACTAGAGGTCCGAGAGGTGCTTGGTGAAGACCGAGTTATCATTACCAACTGTGACATTGCTAAACTCCCCTACATGAGGATGGTCATCAAGGAGGTTCTGAGGTTGCATCCACCCATTCCTCTAGTCCCTCGCATGGCTAGAGATGATTGCACAATTATGGGTTATGACATGCTTAAAGGCACCAATGTATTAGTTAATGTCTTCGCAATTTCCAGAGATTCAAGATATTGGGAAAATCCTGAAGAGTTTAAGCCCGAGAGATTTGAGAACAACAATATGGATTACAATGTGACGTATTTTGAATTTATTCCCTTTGGGGCTGGGCGACGGCAGTGCCCTGGGATGTTTTTTGGCATGTCGACAGTGCACATCACATTGGCAAACATGTTGTATCACTTCAATTGGATGCTTCCTGAAGGGGCTTGTCTGACTTCATTTGACATGTCTGAGAAATTTGGGTTGACAATAAGACGAAGATATGACCTGCAGCTCAGAGCTATTACACGGGTGGGCGTCAAAGATATACTGTCGAAGTGA